TCTCTCAAAAGTTAGATTCATTGCAGGGCACCAGCCGTTTTTGAATGCTGTTACTGTTACTTTGCCTTCTGTTACAGGTGGGAATTTTTTTTGCCGGATCCATTTTGGCGGGATTACATCATCGGTGAATGGCTTCCACATTAAAACTTGCATTCCTTCTTTATCGACTTTTTTGAATCCATGCTTTTTGAACCAGGAAGCTTTCATCCAGAAGGGAAGTGAGATACCCCATGCGGCAATTCCTTTTGCGCCGAGTGATTTCGCATCATCTTCGGCGGCTTGAAGCAACGCTTTCCCCATTCCGCGCTTCTGAAAATTTCCGCGACCTTTTTTGTATCCGTGAACCCAAATGCAATAGATGAAATATAAATCTTTTCCTTCAACAGTTGAATGTTCAATCGGCAGATATTGAATCATTCCGCCGACGGTCCCTTCATCGTTGAGTGCAAGCTTTACGCGGAGACCTTTGTCTTTTATTTTACGATACCACTCTTCTTTGTGATTGCCTGCTTCTTTGATTTCATCAGACCAATCTTCTAAGCATAGGAAGTAAAGTGATTGATGAGATTCGTCTAAGTCAGTTATTTTCATTTGCAATCCTCTCTTTCATTAATTGATAAATTACCAACTTGCCGTCCGCAGGCCGGTCGGCATAATGTAAAGCGGGTTTTCGTTTTTCAATAGGTGCAGTAATTTTTTCACTTTATCGTAGTGGAAAACATTAATAGTTACAAGAGCACAATTGAAGTTAAGTTATTCTCCAGCTTTTCTAAGAATATTTTCTATTGAACTTTTAGATATTCTAAAATCAGTTTGAATTATTAAGTCGAGAATTTCTCTTGCAGATTTAATCAATCCCTTTTCTTTTGCTAATGCAATTAACCCAAGTGTGCCTGTAATCTTAACGTTTAATAACCTGGCTTCTCTTCTTCCTTTTTGATCATCGATTATCAACAGACAATCTTCTTTTTCCAAAGCTAATGCAATTGAACTTGCTTCACCCTTGTCTAAAATCGTCTCGAGAATATTTTGATAAACAATATTCTTGGGATTTTCTATTCGAATATATACAGGCAAAGGTTTACCGAACTCTTCTCCTACGATAGACGTGATGATTACCTGCCCAAATAATTTGTTAAGTAATTCAAGGTGGTTAATTTTGTCAAGTAAGATTAGGCAGCTTGCGTCAGATACTACTACGCTTTGCATTTTCAAAGTCGTTATCTATTTCATCGGTAGGATAGTTAAAGATAGAAACATCATAATCCGCAAGTATTTCCATGAAAGCTCTTTTTGATAATCCCGCCATCTCCGCCGCTTGTCCTAACGACAATTTGCCTTTTTCATACAATTGTGACGCTAGAAGTAGCTTTGCTTCTCGACTGTCTATTTCCAAAGAATCTGGGATATTTATAGTTAGCGTTTTCATTCTATCGAAAAATACAAAATAATTTTGTTTGTCTCAAAGTTCGAGCGACAAACTATTTGTCTGTGCTTACTCATTTTTTCCCCAATCGGCATAATGTAAAGCGGGTCTTTTATTTCCGTCAACCATAGGTGCAAGGTAACTTTCAGTAAAAGTATTTTTTCCTTTCTATTTTCTTAACTGCGGATACGAATGAGAGTTTCTTCAACTATCCACAACTGTTGTTCGAGAGGTTCCTGCTTGAAAAGAGGTATAATCTGTTGAAAAACCTTTAAGACATGCCGTTTGGATTGACTTCGCACACGCAAGACAACAATTCCAGAAAATTCATGGGGTGGATATGATCTGATATCAGAAAAATCAGTGTCTAAAGTAACCAAAACATGGCTTTCCATTTTGCATATGTCTATAAGAACGGTATCCTTTGCGCCTCGCAGTTGTTCCTCTTTTACGGTTTTCGCATCATATCCTTCGTTGATAAGCAATTCTGCTATTTCAATCGGCAAATTTTCATCTATCTTAAACTGCATTTTTACCAACTATATAGGTAAGGGGGCAAGTCTCTCTCTGGATAGTTCTGCCGCATAAGCTATCGCGGCTTTAACGTCTTCGGGAGAAAGAGAAGGGTAGCTCTTTAAAATTTCGGATTCGCTTACTCCATCTGCTAAATTCTCTAAGATGACAGAGATCATTATACGAGTTCCCTTAATACAAGCTTTACCATGACAAACAGCAGGGTCAGAAGTGATTCTTTCTCTCCAGTGCAAAATGTATCTCCTTAAATTTTAATATTATTATTCTTTTAACTTTATCTTGGAATCGGGAATATTCACAGTAAATGTTTTCATCTTAATTAAAAATACAAAATAATTTTGTTTGCCTCAAAGTTCGAGAGATAAACTATTTGTCTTTTTTGCCTGTCACGAACCGGTTCGTGATGACAGCAGAGAACTTATTTCCCCATGCTTACTCAACTTTTTTTCCAATTGGCATAATGTAAAGCGGTTCTTCGTTTTTTGGCAGCTGCATTACTTTTTTAACTTTGTTGTCGTAAAAAGCACCGATTGTTACAGTTCCCAAACCGAGCGAGACAGCTTGCAGGCAAACGTTTTGCGCAGCGTGTCCAATTTCAATGTGAACGTATCTTTCAGCGCGGTCTCTGTACTTCCGCGATGTACGCTCATACACCGCAGGGAAAACCAGGTTTGCAGGAGCTGTTTGAATTGACGATTGCTGAAGTGCGGCGTTGTAAAGCTCAGTTCGTTTATCTCCTTTAACAATTTTTATTAACTCGTGCGTTTGAGGTTTGTACTTGTAAATTCCTGCTTCAAGGTTTTCAACTTTGCCGGCGACGACATAGACTTCTAAAGGATAAAGCGCTCCGGCAGATGGCGCTGTGCGCAATCCGTCTCTTGGTTCTGTAATCCCTTGTGCAGACCAAAGCAGTTGAGAAATTTCTGCAAGCGTTAATGACTTATCAGAAAAATATCTGACAGATCGTCTTTTGAGCATTGCTTCTTCAACCGAAATGGTGCTTTTGAAATTCGGTTGAGGAAGTTTAATTGTCTCTTGCTTCAAGCTTTGCTCCTCGATTGATTTAGAATTGCTGTTGGTTATTTCCGGAA
This region of Ignavibacteria bacterium genomic DNA includes:
- a CDS encoding DUF3368 domain-containing protein, which codes for MQSVVVSDASCLILLDKINHLELLNKLFGQVIITSIVGEEFGKPLPVYIRIENPKNIVYQNILETILDKGEASSIALALEKEDCLLIIDDQKGRREARLLNVKITGTLGLIALAKEKGLIKSAREILDLIIQTDFRISKSSIENILRKAGE
- a CDS encoding SagB/ThcOx family dehydrogenase, with the translated sequence MKQKKYFLISFLILLGFVSVIILTFIPEITNSNSKSIEEQSLKQETIKLPQPNFKSTISVEEAMLKRRSVRYFSDKSLTLAEISQLLWSAQGITEPRDGLRTAPSAGALYPLEVYVVAGKVENLEAGIYKYKPQTHELIKIVKGDKRTELYNAALQQSSIQTAPANLVFPAVYERTSRKYRDRAERYVHIEIGHAAQNVCLQAVSLGLGTVTIGAFYDNKVKKVMQLPKNEEPLYIMPIGKKVE
- a CDS encoding UPF0175 family protein; the protein is MKTLTINIPDSLEIDSREAKLLLASQLYEKGKLSLGQAAEMAGLSKRAFMEILADYDVSIFNYPTDEIDNDFENAKRSSI
- a CDS encoding GNAT family N-acetyltransferase produces the protein MKITDLDESHQSLYFLCLEDWSDEIKEAGNHKEEWYRKIKDKGLRVKLALNDEGTVGGMIQYLPIEHSTVEGKDLYFIYCIWVHGYKKGRGNFQKRGMGKALLQAAEDDAKSLGAKGIAAWGISLPFWMKASWFKKHGFKKVDKEGMQVLMWKPFTDDVIPPKWIRQKKFPPVTEGKVTVTAFKNGWCPAMNLTFER
- a CDS encoding DUF433 domain-containing protein; translation: MLHWRERITSDPAVCHGKACIKGTRIMISVILENLADGVSESEILKSYPSLSPEDVKAAIAYAAELSRERLAPLPI